A genomic stretch from Frigoribacterium sp. PvP032 includes:
- a CDS encoding flagellar FlbD family protein, with protein sequence MIVVTRLNDSRFAVNPDLIERIHETPDTTLIMVDGAKYIVTEPMAVVIEMIARYRARIVSLAYDAPDLVAPATQPLGSRTSTGPQLGIVRGSRGEGGGGLVSALRPAEQTPTASTATATATAPAPAPTGAR encoded by the coding sequence ATGATCGTCGTCACGCGACTCAACGACAGCAGATTCGCTGTCAACCCAGACCTGATCGAGCGCATCCACGAGACGCCCGACACGACGCTGATCATGGTTGACGGGGCGAAGTACATCGTCACCGAGCCGATGGCCGTGGTGATCGAGATGATCGCCCGCTACCGCGCCCGCATCGTCTCCCTGGCCTACGACGCGCCCGACCTCGTCGCCCCCGCGACGCAGCCGCTCGGCAGCCGGACGTCGACCGGCCCGCAGCTCGGCATCGTCCGCGGCTCGCGCGGCGAAGGAGGCGGCGGTCTCGTCAGCGCCCTCCGCCCGGCCGAGCAGACCCCCACGGCCAGCACCGCCACCGCC
- a CDS encoding YitT family protein, with translation MTDTPANDGTRDATPVARPSSPASPAPATGSTPVYSTPESTGPDAALSPDTATPLVDDPALTETAATVDANRHSLVENVMGVVTGVFIASFGLFLLKVSGAVSGGTAGIALLLDYAGPLSFGALFMLVNVPFFALAVWKKGLAFTLRTVLTVGMVSAMSYLHPAVFHIDDIDPVYGTLGGNLLVGVGLLILFRHGASLGGINILALVLQEKLGWRAGYVQMAVDVVIILFSLTVVSPWIVLLSAAGAVVLNLVLALNHKQGRYLGRT, from the coding sequence GTGACCGACACCCCCGCGAACGACGGCACGCGCGACGCCACCCCTGTCGCCCGGCCCTCCTCCCCTGCTTCACCTGCCCCCGCCACCGGCTCGACGCCCGTCTACTCGACTCCAGAGTCCACCGGGCCGGATGCCGCCCTGTCGCCCGACACGGCGACCCCGCTGGTCGACGACCCGGCCCTGACCGAGACCGCCGCGACCGTGGACGCCAACCGGCACAGCCTGGTCGAGAACGTGATGGGGGTGGTGACGGGAGTCTTCATCGCCTCCTTCGGGCTGTTCCTGCTCAAGGTGAGCGGGGCCGTCTCGGGCGGCACCGCCGGCATCGCGCTGCTGCTCGACTACGCCGGGCCGCTGTCGTTCGGGGCGTTGTTCATGCTGGTGAACGTGCCGTTCTTCGCTCTCGCGGTGTGGAAGAAGGGGCTCGCGTTCACGCTGCGGACCGTGCTGACCGTCGGCATGGTGTCGGCCATGTCGTACCTGCACCCGGCCGTGTTCCACATCGACGACATCGACCCGGTCTACGGCACGCTCGGCGGAAACCTGCTCGTCGGGGTGGGACTGCTGATCCTGTTCCGCCACGGGGCGAGCCTCGGGGGCATCAACATCCTCGCGCTCGTGCTGCAGGAGAAGCTCGGCTGGCGGGCCGGCTACGTGCAGATGGCCGTCGACGTCGTGATCATCCTGTTCTCGCTCACCGTCGTCTCGCCCTGGATCGTGCTGCTGTCGGCCGCGGGTGCCGTGGTGCTCAACCTCGTGCTCGCCCTCAACCACAAGCAGGGGCGATACCTCGGTCGCACGTGA
- a CDS encoding DUF4190 domain-containing protein: MTYDQNTPATTAPGASAKFNTLAIVGFVLAFVVNIAGVVVSFIALSQIKKTGERGRGLAIAGIIIGLLSIVFGIVYITVLLPMIMEQVGNVPTY, encoded by the coding sequence ATGACCTACGACCAGAACACCCCCGCCACCACGGCCCCCGGCGCATCGGCCAAGTTCAACACGCTCGCCATCGTCGGCTTCGTGCTCGCGTTCGTCGTCAACATCGCCGGCGTCGTCGTCAGCTTCATCGCCCTGTCGCAGATCAAGAAGACCGGCGAGCGTGGCCGCGGCCTCGCCATCGCCGGCATCATCATCGGTCTGCTGTCGATCGTCTTCGGCATCGTCTACATCACGGTGCTGCTGCCCATGATCATGGAGCAGGTCGGCAACGTCCCCACTTACTGA